Proteins encoded together in one Lysinibacillus sp. FSL K6-0232 window:
- the gdhA gene encoding NADP-specific glutamate dehydrogenase, producing MTITTVSNEQLAKEYVDGVFEQLKQQNSHQAEFLQAAEEIFISLVPVFAQHPEYIEANILSRIVEPDRIISFRVAWQDDNNQVQVNRGYRVQYSNVMGPYKGGLRFHPSVNESIIKFLGFEQIFKNALTGQPIGGGKGGSNFDPKGKSNAEIMRFCQAFMTELYRHIGPDVDVPAGDIGVGGREVGYLWGQYKRLTKASESGVLTGKTPGYGGSLARKEATGYGTVYFVNEMLKDANDSFEGKTVVVSGSGNVSIYAIEKSQQYGAKVVACSDSSGYVYDPEGLDLDVVKEIKEVKGDRISTYVNYRPNATYTEGCTGIWTIPCDIALPCATQNEINGESARTLIANGVKAIGEGANMPSDLEAINEFLEAGILFGPAKAANAGGVAVSALEMAQDSSRVFWSFEEVDAKLHQIMKDIYADSKAAAEKYGFSGNLVMGANIAGFVKVADGMLVEGIY from the coding sequence ATGACAATCACAACGGTAAGCAATGAACAATTAGCAAAAGAATACGTAGACGGCGTATTTGAACAATTAAAACAACAAAATAGTCATCAAGCAGAATTTTTACAAGCGGCGGAGGAAATTTTTATTTCATTAGTGCCTGTCTTTGCACAGCATCCTGAATATATTGAAGCAAATATTTTATCTCGTATCGTTGAGCCAGATCGTATTATTTCCTTCCGTGTAGCTTGGCAGGATGATAACAACCAAGTCCAAGTGAACCGTGGCTATCGTGTACAATATAGCAATGTAATGGGACCATACAAAGGCGGTCTTCGCTTCCATCCTTCTGTAAATGAATCAATTATTAAATTCTTAGGCTTTGAGCAAATCTTTAAAAATGCTTTAACAGGACAGCCAATTGGCGGCGGTAAAGGTGGCTCTAACTTTGATCCAAAAGGTAAATCAAACGCAGAAATTATGCGCTTCTGTCAAGCATTTATGACTGAATTATACCGCCATATCGGTCCAGATGTCGATGTTCCTGCTGGTGATATTGGTGTAGGTGGTCGTGAAGTTGGCTATTTATGGGGTCAATACAAGCGTTTAACAAAAGCTAGTGAATCAGGTGTATTAACAGGTAAAACACCTGGCTATGGCGGCTCTTTAGCACGTAAAGAAGCAACTGGCTATGGTACTGTTTATTTTGTGAATGAAATGCTAAAAGACGCAAATGATTCATTCGAAGGAAAAACAGTTGTTGTTTCAGGCTCTGGTAATGTTTCCATTTATGCGATCGAAAAATCACAGCAGTATGGTGCAAAGGTCGTTGCTTGCTCTGATTCTTCAGGCTATGTGTATGACCCAGAGGGCTTAGATTTAGATGTTGTCAAAGAAATTAAAGAAGTAAAGGGTGACCGTATTTCAACTTACGTAAATTATCGACCAAATGCTACTTATACAGAAGGCTGCACAGGTATTTGGACAATTCCTTGTGATATTGCGCTACCATGTGCAACACAAAATGAAATTAATGGTGAGTCTGCTCGTACATTAATTGCAAATGGTGTAAAAGCAATCGGTGAAGGTGCAAATATGCCATCTGACCTTGAAGCAATCAATGAATTTTTAGAAGCAGGCATATTATTTGGTCCTGCCAAAGCAGCAAATGCTGGTGGCGTAGCAGTATCTGCACTTGAAATGGCACAAGATTCAAGCCGCGTATTTTGGTCATTTGAAGAAGTAGATGCGAAACTTCACCAAATTATGAAAGATATTTATGCAGATAGTAAGGCAGCCGCTGAAAAATATGGTTTCTCAGGCAACCTTGTAATGGGAGCAAATATTGCTGGCTTTGTTAAAGTAGCAGACGGCATGCTTGTTGAGGGCATTTACTAA
- a CDS encoding YaiI/YqxD family protein, protein MVKVLIDADACPVVDLALSISSEFEIETILFCDTSHRIERDNVITIIVPKGPDSVDFTLVNALSKHDIVITQDYGLAAMVLARGGYPIDQNGREMTNENIERLLEMRHVGQKIRRAGGRTRGPKKRTQENNISFEMKFRQICERAILAYKMEESIDE, encoded by the coding sequence ATTGTAAAGGTTCTAATTGACGCTGATGCCTGTCCAGTAGTGGATTTGGCGCTATCTATATCATCTGAGTTTGAGATTGAAACTATCTTATTTTGCGATACGTCCCACCGTATTGAACGTGATAATGTAATAACAATTATTGTACCAAAAGGACCCGATTCGGTTGATTTTACGCTAGTGAATGCGCTTTCAAAGCATGATATTGTCATTACACAGGATTATGGTTTAGCAGCGATGGTTTTAGCAAGAGGGGGCTATCCAATTGACCAAAATGGACGTGAAATGACCAATGAAAATATCGAACGTTTGCTCGAAATGCGCCATGTTGGACAAAAAATTAGACGTGCAGGGGGACGTACAAGGGGACCGAAAAAAAGAACACAAGAAAACAATATTTCGTTTGAAATGAAATTTCGACAAATTTGTGAACGAGCAATTTTAGCCTATAAAATGGAGGAGTCAATCGATGAATAA
- a CDS encoding D-serine ammonia-lyase produces MNNNDKDTLLQQFPQLKDIAKHHTVLWENTNWLKEPTTTLFSMQEVADAEQTLQRFSSYLKIVFPELVASNGLIESAIKAIPAMKQALEKLYGVTIQGQLFMKCDHALPISGSIKARGGIYEVLKHAERLALASGKLKKGDDYAVLATEEWQTFFQQYTIAVGSTGNLGLSIGIMGKQLGFNVVVHMSSDAKEWKKAMLREKGATVIEHQADYSVAVEQGRQEAEQDATCHFIDDENSKDLFAGYAVAAKRLKDQLEQANILVDKAHPLFVYLPCGVGGGPGGVAYGLRELFGEHVHIFFAEPVASPCMTIGLMTGLHDAISVEDIGLDNKTEADGLAVGRASKFVGKVMEHYISGCYTVTDEELFASLGLAMEHEGLFLEPSAHAGMFGAIRLWQKGQSYLEKHSLVNQMDQATHLVWATGGSMVPEAMRAAYLAKR; encoded by the coding sequence ATGAATAACAACGATAAAGACACACTATTGCAGCAATTTCCACAGCTAAAAGATATCGCCAAGCACCATACGGTACTATGGGAAAATACAAATTGGTTAAAAGAACCGACTACAACCCTTTTTTCCATGCAAGAGGTAGCAGATGCAGAACAAACATTGCAGCGCTTTTCTTCCTATTTAAAAATCGTATTTCCTGAGCTTGTGGCAAGCAATGGCTTGATTGAATCAGCGATTAAGGCTATTCCTGCAATGAAGCAGGCACTTGAAAAGCTCTATGGGGTCACAATACAAGGGCAATTATTCATGAAATGCGACCATGCATTGCCGATTTCCGGTTCCATTAAAGCACGCGGTGGAATTTATGAAGTACTAAAGCATGCTGAACGGCTAGCATTAGCAAGTGGCAAGCTAAAAAAAGGGGATGATTATGCTGTTTTAGCAACAGAGGAATGGCAGACGTTCTTCCAGCAGTATACGATTGCGGTTGGCTCTACAGGCAACTTAGGCTTAAGTATCGGCATTATGGGCAAGCAGCTCGGCTTTAATGTCGTTGTACATATGTCGAGTGATGCAAAGGAATGGAAAAAGGCTATGCTGCGTGAAAAGGGAGCGACAGTTATTGAACATCAGGCGGATTATAGTGTTGCAGTAGAGCAGGGACGACAGGAAGCTGAACAAGATGCTACGTGTCATTTTATTGATGATGAAAATTCCAAGGACTTGTTTGCAGGCTATGCCGTTGCCGCTAAACGTTTAAAAGATCAATTGGAACAGGCAAATATACTCGTGGATAAGGCACATCCATTGTTCGTCTATTTACCATGTGGGGTAGGGGGAGGTCCAGGAGGTGTTGCCTATGGGTTACGCGAATTATTTGGTGAGCATGTGCATATTTTCTTTGCAGAGCCAGTTGCCTCCCCTTGCATGACCATTGGCTTAATGACAGGTTTACATGATGCGATTAGTGTAGAGGATATTGGTCTTGATAATAAAACTGAAGCGGATGGCCTTGCTGTTGGACGCGCTTCTAAATTTGTAGGCAAGGTGATGGAGCACTATATTAGTGGCTGCTATACAGTGACAGATGAGGAGCTGTTTGCTTCACTCGGCTTAGCGATGGAGCATGAAGGGTTATTTTTAGAGCCTTCCGCACATGCGGGTATGTTTGGCGCTATTCGTCTATGGCAAAAGGGTCAATCCTATTTAGAGAAGCATAGCTTAGTCAATCAGATGGACCAAGCGACACATCTTGTCTGGGCAACTGGTGGCAGTATGGTTCCCGAAGCCATGCGTGCAGCCTATTTAGCCAAACGTTAG
- a CDS encoding pyridoxal-phosphate-dependent aminotransferase family protein, protein MYENILRHPGPTPIPKKVQLAMNQDIFSHRSQEFVELYRETTELVKPVFGTTQDILLLPSGGTAALEAAAVNTVSAGEEVVVITVGAFGDYFVSICEQYGFHVHKLAKEWGQACTAEELRAFLQPLNNIQAVFVTYNETSTGILNPVAALAQVIREETDALVIVDGVSCIGGVPAEMDAWGIDILVTGSQKAMMLPPGLSLVSVSDRAWKVIEENQTPSYYLNLRSYRSWAEKGMTPNTPAITLIYGLHEVCKLIEQEGGFAQTVARHALMKDMVRSAMKALNIELLAEEQYASPTITAIKAPQGIDLGEFLAHLKQHYHVDFAGGLGHLQGQIFRFGHMGYCFPSDILQAVSLMEAALKDFSYDFEPGAGVLAAQQVFLAAQQKA, encoded by the coding sequence GTGTATGAAAATATTTTAAGACACCCAGGGCCAACGCCTATTCCAAAAAAGGTTCAGCTTGCGATGAATCAGGATATTTTTAGTCATCGAAGTCAAGAATTCGTAGAGCTATACCGTGAAACAACTGAGCTTGTAAAGCCCGTTTTCGGCACAACACAGGACATCTTACTTTTACCATCAGGTGGGACAGCTGCCCTTGAAGCTGCGGCAGTCAATACGGTTTCTGCTGGAGAAGAGGTTGTTGTCATTACGGTTGGCGCATTTGGTGATTATTTTGTATCGATTTGTGAGCAATACGGCTTCCATGTACATAAGCTGGCAAAGGAATGGGGACAAGCTTGCACAGCAGAGGAGCTACGTGCCTTTTTACAGCCTTTAAATAATATTCAAGCTGTATTTGTAACGTACAATGAAACATCGACAGGTATTTTAAATCCAGTTGCAGCATTAGCGCAAGTTATTCGTGAGGAAACAGATGCTCTTGTTATTGTCGATGGTGTAAGCTGTATTGGCGGAGTACCTGCTGAAATGGATGCTTGGGGCATTGATATTTTAGTAACAGGCTCACAAAAGGCTATGATGCTACCACCAGGGCTTTCACTTGTTAGCGTTAGTGATAGAGCATGGAAAGTCATTGAAGAAAATCAAACACCATCCTACTATTTAAATTTACGCAGCTATCGTAGCTGGGCAGAAAAGGGAATGACACCAAATACCCCTGCAATTACATTGATTTACGGGCTGCATGAGGTTTGCAAGCTAATCGAGCAGGAAGGCGGCTTTGCACAAACAGTGGCTCGCCATGCATTAATGAAAGATATGGTGCGCAGTGCTATGAAGGCACTGAATATCGAGCTTTTAGCGGAGGAGCAATATGCCTCACCAACGATTACAGCTATTAAAGCACCTCAAGGCATTGACCTTGGCGAATTTTTAGCGCATCTTAAGCAGCACTATCATGTAGATTTTGCTGGTGGACTTGGTCATCTACAAGGGCAAATTTTCCGCTTCGGTCATATGGGCTATTGCTTCCCAAGCGATATTTTACAAGCCGTATCATTAATGGAAGCTGCCCTAAAAGACTTCTCCTACGATTTTGAGCCAGGAGCAGGCGTTCTTGCCGCACAGCAGGTCTTTTTAGCTGCACAACAAAAAGCATAA
- a CDS encoding nitroreductase family protein, with protein sequence MPITKSHLHKVMHERKSVRKYDASFKIPQDQLEELLIEATSAPSSSNLQPWRFLVIQDDTVKKELRAIANNQEQVETASAIIAVLGDTKMYENAEAVYTKNFELGYINEATKDFMINNSYKLYAQLPQETLTNIVTFDAGLISMQIMLLAKDMGYDTVPMGGFSKEAFAKYFDLADHIVPVILIAIGKAAAPAYNSSRIELNNIAKFI encoded by the coding sequence ATGCCTATTACAAAAAGCCATCTACATAAAGTGATGCATGAACGTAAATCTGTTCGTAAATACGACGCAAGCTTTAAAATTCCACAAGACCAACTAGAAGAGCTGCTAATCGAAGCAACGTCCGCTCCCTCCTCTAGTAACTTACAGCCATGGCGCTTCCTTGTTATTCAAGATGATACTGTCAAAAAAGAGCTACGCGCCATTGCCAATAATCAGGAGCAAGTGGAAACAGCCTCTGCCATTATTGCCGTTCTAGGTGATACAAAGATGTACGAAAATGCAGAGGCTGTTTATACAAAAAATTTCGAGCTTGGCTATATTAATGAAGCAACAAAAGATTTTATGATTAACAACTCCTATAAGCTCTATGCTCAGCTACCACAAGAAACATTAACAAACATCGTGACATTCGATGCAGGCTTAATTTCTATGCAAATTATGCTGTTGGCTAAAGATATGGGCTATGATACAGTACCGATGGGAGGCTTTTCAAAAGAAGCCTTTGCGAAATATTTCGACTTAGCCGATCATATTGTCCCAGTTATTTTAATTGCCATTGGTAAAGCAGCAGCACCAGCCTATAATTCCTCACGTATTGAGCTGAACAATATTGCTAAATTTATCTAA
- a CDS encoding metal-dependent hydrolase, whose amino-acid sequence MQGNTHIVGGITAALAFAQYSNDNPLILVGAGAIGALLPDICHKGSKIGRKFPMLSKFVNTLFGHRSFTHSLLFLLLMMVVLHTFIPYRAISVGIIIGMASHILLDMCTKKGVKLFFPASIAVRFPLTTKTGSKVENAVLMLLVICSIYFSYQLIAEFIASA is encoded by the coding sequence ATGCAAGGGAACACCCATATTGTTGGGGGCATTACAGCAGCACTTGCCTTTGCACAATATTCCAATGACAATCCACTTATATTAGTCGGGGCAGGTGCGATTGGTGCATTGCTTCCAGATATATGCCATAAAGGTAGCAAAATTGGTCGTAAATTTCCAATGCTATCGAAGTTTGTCAATACATTATTTGGGCATCGCTCTTTTACACATAGCTTACTATTTTTATTGTTAATGATGGTGGTCTTACATACATTTATCCCCTATAGAGCGATTTCAGTTGGGATCATCATAGGAATGGCGAGTCATATTTTACTCGATATGTGTACAAAGAAAGGGGTTAAATTATTTTTCCCTGCCTCCATAGCTGTGCGCTTTCCATTGACCACAAAAACAGGCAGTAAGGTTGAAAATGCTGTACTGATGCTGCTTGTGATATGCTCGATTTACTTTAGCTATCAATTAATAGCAGAATTTATTGCCTCTGCATAA
- a CDS encoding squalene/phytoene synthase family protein — protein MKDQKRLYKEAMQVLKDTSRTFYIPITFLKNDLKLSVAAAYLAMRAIDEIEDHEKLTNDVKFELLSATSELLKDTFNEEAYQALLAPYADQLPEVSLRLADWLAFCPDASRPIVQASTSEMAFGMAKWAKANWQVRTREDLDEYTYYVAGLVGTMLSELWAWGADVQTDRELAIGYGRGLQAVNILRNQHEDLDERGVSFVPDGWTREDLFAYAEENLAKADLYIADINKRTILLFCRLPLALAHKTLKAMQEGREKMTRAEVEQTVEEVQAD, from the coding sequence GTGAAAGATCAAAAAAGACTTTACAAAGAAGCAATGCAAGTATTAAAAGATACAAGCCGTACTTTTTATATACCAATTACGTTTTTAAAAAATGATTTAAAGCTATCCGTAGCAGCCGCTTATTTAGCCATGCGTGCGATTGATGAAATTGAAGACCATGAAAAGCTTACAAATGATGTAAAATTTGAGTTATTGTCAGCAACGAGTGAGTTATTAAAGGACACATTTAATGAAGAAGCCTATCAGGCATTACTCGCACCTTATGCAGATCAATTACCTGAAGTATCACTTCGCCTCGCTGATTGGCTAGCATTTTGTCCTGATGCATCACGACCTATTGTACAGGCTTCTACAAGTGAAATGGCTTTTGGTATGGCAAAGTGGGCGAAGGCAAATTGGCAGGTGCGTACACGTGAAGATTTAGACGAGTATACATACTATGTCGCAGGGCTTGTCGGAACAATGTTATCAGAGCTTTGGGCATGGGGAGCAGATGTGCAAACAGATCGCGAATTAGCAATTGGCTATGGACGTGGACTACAAGCCGTCAATATTTTACGCAACCAGCATGAGGATTTAGATGAGCGTGGTGTAAGCTTTGTTCCTGATGGCTGGACACGCGAGGATTTATTTGCCTATGCAGAAGAAAATCTTGCCAAGGCAGACCTTTATATAGCAGACATCAATAAACGTACTATTTTACTATTCTGTCGCTTACCATTGGCATTAGCTCATAAAACATTAAAGGCAATGCAGGAAGGTCGAGAGAAAATGACACGCGCAGAGGTTGAACAAACCGTCGAAGAAGTACAAGCTGATTAA
- a CDS encoding SDR family NAD(P)-dependent oxidoreductase, producing MGRLEHKIAMITGGASGMGAAMAKLFAEEGATVIAADINEENLAKISELDNVEGIKLDVSSDDNWAEVMEAIIAKYGRLDILINNAGISSEKDPEQISQADWTMMHNINAFGPFLGIKHAAKYMKEAGKGSIVNTSSYTAIIGAGFNAYTSSKGSLRAIARAAAAELGAYNVRVNTVFPGVIETPMTAQLSEAKEAMEMLVKATPMGRLGQPEEVAKAILFLASDEASYITGSELVIDGGYSAR from the coding sequence ATGGGACGTTTAGAGCATAAAATTGCAATGATTACAGGTGGCGCATCTGGTATGGGGGCGGCAATGGCAAAGCTGTTTGCTGAGGAAGGAGCAACGGTGATCGCAGCAGATATTAACGAGGAAAACCTAGCAAAAATTTCGGAGCTAGACAATGTGGAAGGAATAAAGCTAGATGTTTCCTCTGATGACAATTGGGCGGAGGTAATGGAAGCTATTATTGCTAAATATGGTCGACTAGATATTTTAATTAATAATGCTGGTATTTCCTCGGAAAAAGACCCAGAGCAAATTTCACAGGCTGATTGGACAATGATGCATAATATCAATGCATTCGGCCCATTCCTTGGGATTAAACATGCAGCTAAGTATATGAAGGAAGCAGGGAAGGGCTCCATTGTTAATACATCCTCTTATACAGCCATTATTGGTGCAGGCTTTAATGCCTATACCTCATCGAAAGGATCTTTACGTGCGATTGCGCGTGCAGCCGCAGCAGAGCTTGGTGCATACAATGTTCGAGTAAATACTGTATTTCCTGGTGTTATTGAAACACCTATGACCGCTCAATTATCAGAGGCAAAGGAAGCAATGGAGATGCTTGTCAAAGCTACACCAATGGGACGTCTTGGACAGCCTGAAGAGGTAGCAAAAGCCATTTTATTTTTAGCATCAGACGAAGCTTCCTATATTACAGGGAGCGAGCTTGTAATTGATGGTGGTTACTCTGCACGTTAA
- the coaW gene encoding type II pantothenate kinase: MPKAIGIDAGGTLTKVAYLDKSNELVLKTFPSNDLHTVKEWIINHPGIEDIGVTGGRTEQLLDVIKTMKSIHYIVEFEATLKGVRFLLNKEGYFFERSIITNIGTGTSIHYMEGNTHIRVGGTGIGGGTLIGLSALTTGITDYNEIRELAVGGNREGIDLLVKDIYQGMDTPIDGHLTASNFGKVGITKSTEHQAQDIIATVQGLVGEVITTLSIQYAEEKHTQHIVYIGSTLSNNEHLSRVIANYTRTKKHTPVFINDHGFSGAVGALLNITEYTPV, from the coding sequence ATGCCAAAGGCTATAGGAATTGATGCAGGTGGCACATTGACAAAGGTTGCTTATTTAGACAAAAGCAATGAGCTTGTTTTAAAAACCTTTCCGTCGAATGATTTGCACACTGTAAAGGAATGGATTATAAATCATCCAGGTATTGAGGATATTGGTGTGACGGGGGGACGTACAGAACAATTACTTGATGTCATTAAAACAATGAAATCGATTCATTATATAGTGGAATTTGAAGCAACATTGAAAGGTGTCCGATTTTTACTCAATAAAGAAGGCTACTTTTTTGAGCGTAGTATTATTACAAATATTGGGACAGGTACTTCCATTCACTATATGGAAGGCAATACACATATACGTGTTGGCGGGACAGGCATTGGCGGCGGGACATTAATTGGATTGTCAGCGCTTACAACGGGCATTACAGATTATAATGAAATACGGGAATTAGCGGTAGGTGGCAACCGTGAGGGCATTGATTTATTGGTAAAGGATATTTATCAAGGCATGGACACACCGATTGATGGCCATTTAACAGCTAGTAATTTTGGGAAAGTAGGCATTACTAAGTCAACTGAGCACCAAGCACAGGATATTATTGCGACTGTCCAAGGGCTTGTAGGCGAGGTGATTACAACATTAAGTATTCAATATGCAGAGGAAAAACATACGCAGCATATTGTGTATATTGGCTCAACGTTAAGCAATAATGAGCATCTTTCGCGTGTAATTGCAAATTATACACGCACAAAAAAACATACACCTGTTTTTATTAATGACCATGGCTTTTCAGGCGCTGTTGGGGCATTGCTTAATATTACAGAATATACACCTGTCTAG